A region of the Natronosalvus rutilus genome:
GTGTCTCCATTTGTCAATAGATAAGTGAAGGATCGTTCTCGGCCATGTACAGGGTCCGGGCTGCGATGTTCACGGCATGGTCGGCAATCCGTTCGAGATCGCGAATCGTCAACAGCACGCGCGAGACGTCGTCGAGTAATTGCTCAATCGCCCATGAATCGTCGCTGTCTGCCTTGCGCTCGATCAAGTCCCGCACAACGGTTTCGCTCGCCCGCTGACAGAGAGCGTCGATGTCGTCATCGCTGCCTGCGATCTCCCAACATACGTCGACGTCTTCGATTGCGTACGCTTCGAGACTTCGCGTGAGGAGGGCCTTTGCGTCGCGACCGATGTCGTCGATAGCGACTTCAGGTGTGAGATCGCGCTTCGCTGTCAATGCGTACTGCGCGAGATTGGCTGCTAAATCTCCAACGCGTTCGAGGTCCGTGATGATTTTGAACGAGGCCGCAATGAAGCGGAGATCACCCGCCACGGGCTGCTGGAGCGCAAATAGGTCGACACACTGGTTTTCCAGTGTGAGGTACGTCTCGTTTATGTCTGAATCTCCCTCAATGACTTCCAGAGGCAGTGATTCATCCGTGTTGACTAAACTCTCCAGCCCCATCTCGAACCGTTTGACGACGAGGTGTCCCATCTCGAGTACATCGTCCCGGAGGTCATCCAGCGATTGTTGGTATGTCTCTCGCGTCACGCCAGTCACCCGAACTTGCCGGTGATGTAGTCCTCGACGCGCTGACTCTCGGGGTTCTCGAAGATTTTGGTGGTGTCGTCGAACTCGACGAGCTCCCCGCCGGTGAGGAAGACGGCCGTCTTGTCCGAGATGCGGGCGGCCTGTTGCATATTGTGGGTGACGATGACAACCGTGTAGTCCTCCGCGAGCTGCTCGATCAGGTCCTCGATCTTCGAGGTCGCCACTGGGTCGAGCGCGCTCGCAGGTTCGTCCATGAGGATCACCTCGGGATCGACTGCAATCGCGCGAGCGATGCAGAGCCGCTGCTGCTGGCCACCGGATAGATCCAGCCCCGACGACTCGAGTTTGTCGGCGACCTCTTCCCAAAGGGCGGCTTCTCGGAGCGCACACTCAACAGCCTGGTCGAGATCTATGTTGTCGGCCTTCCCCTGAACGCGGAGGCCGTAGGCAACGTTGTCGTAGATCGACTTCGGGAACGGGTTCGGCGACTGGAACACCATGCCGATGCGTCGGCGGAGCGCCACTGGATCGACGTTGCCGTCGTAGACGTTCTTGCCCCCCAGCTTGACCCGTCCCTCGACGCGAGCAGCGTCAATGAGATCGTTCATTCGGTTCAACGACCGGAGGAACGTCGACTTCCCACACCCCGATGGACCGATGAGCGCGGTCACGCGCTTTTCTAGAACCGCCATGTCCACGGAGCGTAACGCCTGCTCGTCGTCATAGTACACGCTCAGATCGTCGACTTCGATGACGTTCGACTCGGGTGTACGCCGCGGATCCGAGCGCTCTGCCTCAACTGCCGTCTCGATCAACAACTCGTCGGTGTAGTTCGTACTTCCGGTCAGTTCTTCCTCATTCGAATCTGGCTGTGACATGATTAGTTACTCCGTTGGTACCGGTTCCGCAGGACGATCGCCGTCCCGTTCATAATAAGCAGGACGGCTACGAGGACGATCACCCCGGCTGCGAGCACACCGAAGCGGAACTCCGGCTGGATCTCCGAGGACCACGAGAAAATCTGCCGCGGCATCGCCCCCGTCTTCGAAAAGAATCCGGAGGGTGGCGACCGGACGCTCGAGGCTATCCCGATCATGAGCAGCGGCGCCGTCTCGCCGATGGCGCGGCCGAGCGCGAGAATCGTCCCGGTGAGGATTCCCGGCAGCGCCTCGGGGAGTACGACGTTCCGGGTCGTCTGCCACCGCGTCGCGCCCATCCCGTAGGAGGCCTGTCGCCGCGAATCGGGGACTGCGCGCACGGCCTCCTGAGCCGAGATGATGACGATGGGTAAGATCAGCAAGCCCACGGTGAGGCCGCCGACGATCACGATACCGCTCCGGAGGCCGATCCCCTGGACGAACAGCGCCAGACCGAGCAGGCCGTAAACGATGGAGGGAACGCCAGCGAGGTTCCCAATGTTGATCTCGACGAGCTCGACAAGCCGGGCGAGCCGACCCGAACTCGGCGCGTACTCCTCCAAATAGATCGCGGCGCCGACGCCCACTGGAAACGCCGTCAGCGCGATGACGAGGACGATCAGGACCGAGCCCACGAGTGCGGGGTAGATGCCTGCATCGGCCGGGTTCCGCGAGGTAGCGCTGGTAAGGAAGCCCCAGTCGAGCCACGGATCCGGGCCGGCGAACCCCAACGTGCCTGTGATCGCCACGCCGGCGACCCCTCCGAGAACGACGGCGACCGGGAACAGCAGACCGAGCAGTCCCTCATCTCGACGGACGACGCCCTCGAGGTACGCTGCAGATGGCACGAGGACTGCGGTCGCGAGCAGCACACCGTTCTCGGGGGTGACTCCCACCAGCGGGGCCACGAGCGCGACGACAGTCGCGACGACGACTGTGCCGCCGACCAGTTCGTATCGACCCCGGCCGTCGTCGCGGCGGGAGACGACGAACCGGCCGTACGCGAACGAGACGGGGACCGTCACGGTACCGACGAGGAGCATCCAGTCGACCGGCAGGACGGGGATTAGGAACACTAGGTCGCGGACGCTCGGGAGGAGTCGTGGCGTTGCGAACGTCACCGCGAACAACTTGGTCCCTGAAAGCGGCAATGCGACCGTGTGTTCGACCGATATCGCCGGAACACCGAGGACGGCGAGGAGGGGTGCGAGGATTGACACGACCAGGCGTTCGAGTGCGGCCGCCGGGCGGAGACGGGCGTGAATGATGATCGCACCGGCTCCGACGCCGAGCGCTACGACCAGCGCGAGCCACTTGACGGGCGTGGCGAGTTCTCGAAACAGGATGACGAATCCCCCGGCGGTGATCAGTCCCACCGCCAGAACGCCGGTCGTCTCATAGGCCACCCGCCCTGCGGCCCGATCCCGCGTAAGGTAGTAGGCTGCCAGGGCCACCATCGGGAGGCCGAGGGTCGCGGCGAAAGTGAGGCCCCATCCAAGATCGGCCGAAGACGGCCGGAGAGCGTCGTTGGCGACGTAGAGGAGCAATCCGGCGACCACCGTGATACCGAAGACGGTCGCGGCAGCGGAGACCCACTTGAACACCCGCCCCCGGAGCCGGCTGACGTCCGCCGTAGTCTCTCGTTCCTCTACGACGTCCGCACCCGCGGGTTCACTGGCCATCGGTAATCCACCTCCGAACGACCGATATGCCTCTTTGACGCTCCGGTGCGTTATTCGGTCTCATTGGTATTCCTCCCGGTAGCGCTTCGAGAGTCGGTTGCTTGCGTAATTCATCGCAAAGGTAATGGCAAAGAGGGTCAGCCCGAGAGCGAACATGCTCTTGTAGGTGGGTGACGCCGCGCTGACGTCGGTCGTGACCGCCTGGACCATCGCCGAGGTCATCGTCTGACCCGAGCTGCCGACCGTCTCGATCGGGGCGAGGTAGGGGATGCCGAAGAGCCCCTCCTTGACGGCTGGCATCCGCGGCCGGAGCCCCATAGCCATCGCCACGACCATCGTCTCGCCGATGGCTCGCGAAAGTGCGAGGATGAACGAGGCGAAGATGCCCGAGGCCGCCGCCGGGATGACCACGCCGGTCGTGACATCGAACTTCGTCGCGCCGAGGCCGTAGCCGGCCTGGCGAAGCTCGTCCGGGACCGCCGACATGGCGTCTTCCGACAGCGAGGAGACTATCGGGATGATGAGAATACCTACCATCAGCGACGCGCTCAGGATGTTGAACGTCCCCAGACCGAGCCCCGTAACCTGCCGGAGGAAGGGAGTAAGGTAGACGAGCGCGAGGTAGCCGTAGACTACTGTCGGAATGCCTGCGAGGATCTCCAGTCCCGGTTTGAGGTACGCCCTGGTGCGGGTGCTCGCGTACTCGCTCAGGTACGCGGCCGCCAGTACGCCGGTTGGGATGGCGACAAGGGCGGAGATTGCGGTCACCGCGAGCGTCCCGAAGATGATCGGGACCGCCCCAAACTCATCTCGAGGTGGGACCCACGACGTCGTTGTGAAGAACTCTCGTGGCGACACGAGTTCGAAGAACAGTACAGCATCGAACGCGAGTGCGAAGACAATACTGACCGTTACGACGATCGACACGGCCGCACACAGAAGCAATAGCCAGCGGTACAGTCGCTCGCGGACCCGCTTGCTCTGTTGTGCTCCGGTGAGCTGGAGCGCGTTTGTTTCGGGGCTCATAAAAGAATATGGCTAAATGTCCGCTCTCGCTTACGCGTACTCTTCCAGCTTCGAGAGGTTCTCCTCCACTAGATCGCTCCCGGAGGGGACGTAGCCGATCTCGTCCGCGATGACGTCGGTTCCCGCCTCTTCGAGGTAGAACTCCATAAACGCGTAAACTTCCTCGCGGCCCAGCGCCTCCTCGTTGGGATAGACGAACAGCGGGCGAGCCATCGGATAGGTACCTTCCGCGGCCGCCTTGAGGCCGGGGGCGCCACACTCGTCGTCTTCAGACTCCCGCACCGACACCGCCTTCACCGCGTCCTGGTTTTCGCTGTAGTAGGCGTACCCGAAGTAGCCGATCCCACCAACGTTGTCCTGGATGCCCTGCACGATGAGGTTGTCTTCTTCGGTCGGTTCGTGCTCGGCGGTGTGGTTGCGGTCAGCACCATCGTAGTTGATGACGTTCGCGAGGAACCAGTCGTATGTTCCCGACGTTGAGGCCGGGCCGAACATCTCGATGGGTTCGTCCGGGAATCCGTCGCGCACCTCCGACCAATTGTCGACGCCGTCCTCGCGCCAGATCATTGACATCTCTTCGAAAGTCAGGCAGTCGACCCAGTCGTTGTCGTTGTTGACCGCCATCGTCAGCGCGTCGCCGGCGACCTGGAACTCGACGGGTTCGACACCGTTGGACTGGCAATTTTCGACCTCTTCATCTTTGACCGGCCTTGAGGCGCCGTTGATGTCGGAGTTGCCCGGACAGAAGTGGTTCTCGAACCCGCCGCCGCTCCCCGTGGAGTCAACGGTGACGTTCACGTCGGGGTGTTCCTCCATGAATTGCTCGGCCATATAGTCCGTGATCGGAAACACCGTACTGCTACCGGTGTTGACAATCTCGCCCGAGAGGCTATCGCCACCATCAGAATTACCGCCACTACCGCTGTTAGAGTTACCGTCACTACCTCCGTTGGAATTGTCGTTGCTACCTCCGTTGGAATTTCCGTCACTCCCCTCGTTTTCCTGGATACAGCCTGCTAGAGCTATCGCGCCCACAGCCCCCGACGTGTACAGAAATTTACGTCGCGATACTAGGTCAGACAGACGCTCTGAGTCTTGCGTCATCACCTGAAGACGGACAGTTCACTACTAAAGCGGTTTATAATAGGGGTACAATCGAGTACCGACGAGTACAAATTGGCCTGGTCGGGTCAGAGGAGTACAGGCAAGAACAGAGGGCTACGTATCACTAAATGTTCCTCTTTTCAGAGCACGAACCCAGGTAGGCCAGGTTACATCTTGATTTGAACATTTCTTCAGCATAGCGTTACAAGAGACAATTAGCAGCGGCTTTGTCGGTGATGCAGGACTGAATACGTGAGTCATGACAATGAGTGAATCCTCTCATACTTCCAGTAATCGAGACCGGTCCCAGGAAGACCAGACCAACACGAGTCGGGAGATGTCGTCACAAGCGGAGAGAGAAAGAAGACCAGCCCTACAGTTGGCCATTGTTTCATACGACGATAGTCCCGATCGCGGGACGATTCACCCACCGGATATGACCGGGATCGAACGGATGGAAACGTGGATATCAGTAGATCTGTCCGTGGTTGTTGATCTCTCGATGTGGCGGTAGCGACATAGATACTACGAGCATCGCTAATCAATTTAGAAGTCTAATGGCCAATTCCACTGTTTAGCTACGTATCACTATATATCCGTCAGTACCGATCATACAAATCATAGTAGCAATTAACTCAGGAGGCTAGCGTTCTCCGTATGTATTCCAAATCTACACCATATAGAGGAAAGCCAAGAAATGAGTGCACACATCCCATCCTGTCAATAACCCATGGAAACACGAAAAGCACAGCTCACGGGCGGATCCACGTTCACAGTTTCGCTCCCGAAAGAGTGGGCGAACGAAATTGATCTAGAAACGGGCGATACGCTTCGCCTCTATCCGCGCAAGCGAACGATTATTATTGAATCGGCGGAGGACGACGACTACTGGGAGACGAACGTCGATATTGACCATTTTTCGGAAACCCAAGTTCGACGAACGATCCAAGCACTGTATACGACCGGCTTCAACCGGCTCACGCTCTCTGCCTCCACGGATTTGAGCCAGAACCGGAGAGTGATCTCTGCGACAGCTCGAGAATTCATCGGGCTCGAAACGCTCGAATCCACGGATACACAGGTCAAGCTGCAGAGTCTCCTTGACTCAGCGACGGTTTCCGTCGAACAATCGACGGTCCAAATTCAGCAGGTGGCTCTCTCCATGCACGAGGATGCAGTCACTACTCTTATTGAACAAGACGATGCTCTTGCGGAGCATGTCATCGAACAGGATGATCAAGTTGATCGATTATATGCAATGATTTCACGACACTTCCAGCGATCCCTGGTTCGTCTACGAGAAACCGAAGAACTCGATTTAGACCAATCCGATCTCTATGATTATCAGACTACAGCCCGGCAACTTGAACGGGTCGCCGACCACGCCGAAAAAATCGCGAATCTCGCGGCCCGATTTAAAAACCCACTGCCCGATGACTTTGTTGACGAAATCGAGACGAACGCTGAAGCATCCAGGCGTATTGTCGAACAGGCCACAAGTACGATTATTGGAGATGCGGATATCGAAACAGCTCACAGGGCACTGGACAATCGAGACGAGCTCGCCGCGGAGCTCGAAGATCTCGAACGCGAACTTCACGAACGAGATATCCCTGAAAGCCACCTGATCGCACTGACACTGGATAGTCTCACGAGGACGGCAGAATACGGTGGCAATATCGCCGAAACCGCACTCCAAACTGCTGCGCGAGAGAAACAACTGTGAAGATAAAAATGCGCCATCCGCTGAGAGACGACTGGGTGCTGTCAGTCAACGTCCTCCCATTTATCGCGCCTTTCCAATCGTCGTGGTCGCAGCATTCGGCGTCGGCACCGATTCGACGAACACGAGGTCCTGTCTGTCGCTGACCCCGAATACCGAGTGGTGAGGAACGACCGGCTTCTTCGGCGCGTTCGTCGTCTCCACCCTCGTCGCTCTGCTCATCTTCGCCTGTTTCCATCGCGGTACCTTGCGAGACGCCGATCTTACCGATTCGACGGTGGCCGGGACCGAGTGATCGTCGTGGAACACACTGACGCGGAGGGCTGAAAAAAGCTGTTCAGAG
Encoded here:
- the phoU gene encoding phosphate signaling complex protein PhoU, whose protein sequence is MTRETYQQSLDDLRDDVLEMGHLVVKRFEMGLESLVNTDESLPLEVIEGDSDINETYLTLENQCVDLFALQQPVAGDLRFIAASFKIITDLERVGDLAANLAQYALTAKRDLTPEVAIDDIGRDAKALLTRSLEAYAIEDVDVCWEIAGSDDDIDALCQRASETVVRDLIERKADSDDSWAIEQLLDDVSRVLLTIRDLERIADHAVNIAARTLYMAENDPSLIY
- the pstB gene encoding phosphate ABC transporter ATP-binding protein PstB, translating into MSQPDSNEEELTGSTNYTDELLIETAVEAERSDPRRTPESNVIEVDDLSVYYDDEQALRSVDMAVLEKRVTALIGPSGCGKSTFLRSLNRMNDLIDAARVEGRVKLGGKNVYDGNVDPVALRRRIGMVFQSPNPFPKSIYDNVAYGLRVQGKADNIDLDQAVECALREAALWEEVADKLESSGLDLSGGQQQRLCIARAIAVDPEVILMDEPASALDPVATSKIEDLIEQLAEDYTVVIVTHNMQQAARISDKTAVFLTGGELVEFDDTTKIFENPESQRVEDYITGKFG
- the pstA gene encoding phosphate ABC transporter permease PstA; the protein is MASEPAGADVVEERETTADVSRLRGRVFKWVSAAATVFGITVVAGLLLYVANDALRPSSADLGWGLTFAATLGLPMVALAAYYLTRDRAAGRVAYETTGVLAVGLITAGGFVILFRELATPVKWLALVVALGVGAGAIIIHARLRPAAALERLVVSILAPLLAVLGVPAISVEHTVALPLSGTKLFAVTFATPRLLPSVRDLVFLIPVLPVDWMLLVGTVTVPVSFAYGRFVVSRRDDGRGRYELVGGTVVVATVVALVAPLVGVTPENGVLLATAVLVPSAAYLEGVVRRDEGLLGLLFPVAVVLGGVAGVAITGTLGFAGPDPWLDWGFLTSATSRNPADAGIYPALVGSVLIVLVIALTAFPVGVGAAIYLEEYAPSSGRLARLVELVEINIGNLAGVPSIVYGLLGLALFVQGIGLRSGIVIVGGLTVGLLILPIVIISAQEAVRAVPDSRRQASYGMGATRWQTTRNVVLPEALPGILTGTILALGRAIGETAPLLMIGIASSVRSPPSGFFSKTGAMPRQIFSWSSEIQPEFRFGVLAAGVIVLVAVLLIMNGTAIVLRNRYQRSN
- the pstC gene encoding phosphate ABC transporter permease subunit PstC; the encoded protein is MSPETNALQLTGAQQSKRVRERLYRWLLLLCAAVSIVVTVSIVFALAFDAVLFFELVSPREFFTTTSWVPPRDEFGAVPIIFGTLAVTAISALVAIPTGVLAAAYLSEYASTRTRAYLKPGLEILAGIPTVVYGYLALVYLTPFLRQVTGLGLGTFNILSASLMVGILIIPIVSSLSEDAMSAVPDELRQAGYGLGATKFDVTTGVVIPAAASGIFASFILALSRAIGETMVVAMAMGLRPRMPAVKEGLFGIPYLAPIETVGSSGQTMTSAMVQAVTTDVSAASPTYKSMFALGLTLFAITFAMNYASNRLSKRYREEYQ
- a CDS encoding PstS family phosphate ABC transporter substrate-binding protein, whose translation is MTQDSERLSDLVSRRKFLYTSGAVGAIALAGCIQENEGSDGNSNGGSNDNSNGGSDGNSNSGSGGNSDGGDSLSGEIVNTGSSTVFPITDYMAEQFMEEHPDVNVTVDSTGSGGGFENHFCPGNSDINGASRPVKDEEVENCQSNGVEPVEFQVAGDALTMAVNNDNDWVDCLTFEEMSMIWREDGVDNWSEVRDGFPDEPIEMFGPASTSGTYDWFLANVINYDGADRNHTAEHEPTEEDNLIVQGIQDNVGGIGYFGYAYYSENQDAVKAVSVRESEDDECGAPGLKAAAEGTYPMARPLFVYPNEEALGREEVYAFMEFYLEEAGTDVIADEIGYVPSGSDLVEENLSKLEEYA
- a CDS encoding DUF7511 domain-containing protein — translated: MSSQAERERRPALQLAIVSYDDSPDRGTIHPPDMTGIERMETWISVDLSVVVDLSMWR
- a CDS encoding phosphate uptake regulator PhoU, which codes for METRKAQLTGGSTFTVSLPKEWANEIDLETGDTLRLYPRKRTIIIESAEDDDYWETNVDIDHFSETQVRRTIQALYTTGFNRLTLSASTDLSQNRRVISATAREFIGLETLESTDTQVKLQSLLDSATVSVEQSTVQIQQVALSMHEDAVTTLIEQDDALAEHVIEQDDQVDRLYAMISRHFQRSLVRLRETEELDLDQSDLYDYQTTARQLERVADHAEKIANLAARFKNPLPDDFVDEIETNAEASRRIVEQATSTIIGDADIETAHRALDNRDELAAELEDLERELHERDIPESHLIALTLDSLTRTAEYGGNIAETALQTAAREKQL